The sequence CATATTTCCCGCATTGCCAGAACCAACTAGATTAGTGGCAATTTTTCCTCCCTGGGTCACACTGAGGCGATGGGTCTGGATAAAGAGGTTCCCCGCATTGCCCGTTGAACCGGGTTCCGCTGAGGCAAAAATCCCACTGGAAAAAGGACCTTTAGCCCCAGTGTTAAATCCTCGCACCTCCATGGAATCTGTAGCGTTAATGATTACGTTGCCACCATTCCCCTGACCAAAGGTGCTGGACGCGATTTGTGGCCCATTGACTAAGGTTAACTGTTGAACATTCATTGTCAGATTGCCAGCATTGCCCGTTCCCCCAGCATTGTCTGTTCCAATGTTAGACCAATTTTCTGCATAGAAGTGCTGGGCATTGATGGTCAGGTTTCCTCCTTGACCATCACCCAAGGTTTGCGTAGATAGAAAACTGGGTTTCCCATTACCATCGGGGTTCCCAAAGACTTTAACGGTGTCGCTATCAATTGTGAGATTCCCTCCATGCCCCATTCCACCCGTTTCAGCATAAATGCCACTGGAGTGATTGAGAACCAGGTTAGGTGTGGTAACCTTAACGCTCCCGCCATGTCCCGAGGCGGTGTCATACACGTAGGTGCTGATGAATCCCCGGTCAAGCGAAAGGGCTTCTGAGGCAAAGACCTGTAGGTTGCCCCCATGCCCCGAACCCGTCGTGTCAGAGTAAATCCAGGAACCTTCGGACAGACTCACCCGACGACCTTGGACTTGAGTACTGCCGCCGCTCTTACCATTTGTCCCAACGTATGCCGTTTGAGTGAGGTGAATGTCACGAAAGTTCTGCACTCCGGAATAATTTAAGGCCCAATCGGAGGGACTGGGTACGATCGCAACTTCGCTATGGGCTCCTACACTGCCCAATTCCAGACGACCGTCCGGCGCATAGAGTTGGGCATAGCCTGCTGGGCCAGAGCCTTGAAGGAAGATATCGCCCCCAACCAAGGCCAGCGTTTTGCCAACGGGAACGCCGAAATCAATGGATTGGTTGGTAATGGCACCGGGATTGGCTCCCATCTGCAATCCCACGGGAACACTCATTGTCAGTAAGGGGGGAGATGGGTTCACTGCACTAAACTGGGTGCCATCAGCAAATCTGAAGTGATCGGCAGTAGTGCCCATAAAAGACCCCCCCAAATTTAAGGCGGCATTGGGGCCAAATAAAATGCCACTGGGATTGAGTAGGAATAAACTGGCAGAACCCTTGGCTTTAATGAGTCCATCAATGGTGGATACAGTTCCCCCTGTGATGCGTGCAAAAATGTTCTGTACATCTAGCGCATTGTTGAAAAAGGCCGATCCGCCGGTGGGGACTGAGAATTGACTGAAGCTGTGAAATAAATTACTACCCGATCGCCCACCTCCATCGATCGTAAAATCGAGGGCATTGGGACTGGTAATGTGAGTTGGCAAAGTTCCATCGGGAGTCACTTGCGCGATCGCCCTCGGTGCATGAAGTAGCATGACACCTGGTATTCCTAAGGCAATTCCCCCTAACAGGAGTACACTCCTGATTATGAGTAGAGTCCTCATGGCGACCTCGACACAAAATTAATCTTAGGTTACCCCAGCATTGGTTAACCTAGCACTATTTGTATTCGTATATTCATAAAAGTTTCAGGAAGCTTCAATGGGACGATGCCCCGCTTGCAGAAGCCATGGAGGTCCTTTCGTAACTACAGGTGGCGATCGAAGTTGCCGGAAGGGGGGTGGATTGGGCAATTAATTCGATCGAGCCATCAGCATGACGCTGGAACCCAGAAGCTTGAATCAAGGGCGGTTGTGTGGCAGGAACTGGAGCCAAACGGCCTTGACTTTTGCGATAGGCTGAGAGATCCCGCAGATCATCCCACAGGAAATAAGATGCGATGTCCTCGTTGGGATTCTGCGGTAATCCCCCTCGGCCTGTGGCAATAAATTGACTGCCTTGCTGGGTGGAACATCCCGTTGCAATTTTTTGGCTAGCATCGGCTAAATTGATGGGTAACTCTGTAGTACCTACGTTCAAATCTGTTCCAATACTATTTACTTGTACATTGCCACTCACACTGAATTCCGAGCTTGCAGTAATGTCATTTCTAGGATCAATCCGTGGGGTTAATGTATTGCTAAAACTTAATCCAATCAGACCTTGCGTAGTGACATTAATGTTTCCGCCACGTCCTCTCACAGCGTTAGCAATAATATCGCTATTTTCTAATCCAACCATGATTGGTGAATCAATGGTAATGTTCCCTCCACTGCCCAATGCTCCTGCCCTCGCGCTGATTAAGCTATTATTGCGTAATAGCAGTAAATCCCGAACATTCAGCTGTAAAATCCCCCCTTGTCCCACTTCTGTAGAAGTTCTAATTTGGCCTTTATGATTAAGGATGATTTCATTAGCCTGAATGTTTAACGATCCAGCATTGCCACGTCCGACATTTTCCGCTGCAATGAATCCTTGATTACTCACTTTAATGCTAGGGGCTGTAATGAATAAATTGCCTCCATTCCCCGTCGGCACAGCCGGTAAGCCAAAAACTTGTCGAAATCGCGCGGGCAGGAGCTGACCCGAGGTGGATATTCGACTGGGCAATGCTAAGGTTACCCCTGAACCATCAATTTCAATGGAGTCCCGAGCATGAATCGTGACACTACCAGCATTGCCTTTACCAGAAGTACTGGCAGAAATGGCACCGGATGCTTGTAAGAAAATTCGACCTGTATCAATTTCAATGGAACCGGCATCTCCTCCTGAAAAGGTGGATGAAATAATACTGGCATTGCCCGAAATAACTGGGTTCTCGCCAATTAATGCAATGGTTTCAGAGGTAATCCGAATATTGCCACCCCCTTGGCCACCCAAAACCCGAGAAATTACCCCTGCGCCATTCTGAGCCCAAAAGTCTCGCGTGGCGATCGTAATATCGCCCCCCTTTCCTCCCCCAAAAAAAGAAGGTGCCCCAATTCCACTAAAGCGGGTGCCATCAAAGGGCGACACTCCAAAAAATTGCAGGGATTCGCTGGCATTAACCGTAATATTCCCCCCTCGTCCTCCGTTTTGGTAGGTGGTCGAAAGAATCTCTCCTCCATCCTGAGCAATGATTTGTCGTGCTGAAACAGTGATGTTAGCACCTGTACTGGTTCCTAAGTTCTCCGTCAAAATTAGGCTTTGATCTTTATTCGGTAAGGCTCCACTCAATGCCAAGAGATCAGCGTTGACCTGGATAGTTCCGGCTAATTTGCGACCTCGATGCTGGCTGAGAACAATGGAACTGTCTTGAAGATAGATGCCATTTCCATTGAGTGAAACTGAACCCCCCGGATCGCCGCTCACATCAACGAGCGCAGCACGGGACAGCCGAATATCCGACAATTTTGAGGCTCTTAGGTAACTAAACTGCCATTGTGAGGTAGTTTGGTTATTGCCTGGAAGGGGTGTCAACTCCACCATGCCCGCTTCAATACTGCCCAATTCTGCCCGTCCACTTTCTGCAATGATTGCCCCTTCACTCAATTGAATCCCATTGCCGATTAGGGCGAGTTGTTGACCCGGTAGCACTCTGAGTCCCTTTTGCTGCGGGTTGCGGATTACAGGGTCGGCCAAGTTGCGGGAATGTAGCAAATTATGTCCCTGACCTTGGACTTGCAGGCTCCCAGCGCTTGCCCCCATTTGTAGTCCAACAGGTGCACTCAGCGTTAAGAGGGGGGGATTTCCAGGATGGGTCGCACTAAATTCTACGCCATCCGCAAACTGGATACTACTGGCAGTCGTTCCAATGAATGAGCCCCCTAGGTTCAGTGAGGCATTGGGGCCAAATAAAATGCCACTGGGGTTAAGTAGGAATAAATTGGCAGTGCCATTGGTTTTGAGCAGTCCATCAAGGTTGGATGCAGTCCCCCCGGTCACCCGCGCAAAAATGTTCTGCACATCCAACGCATTGTTGAAAAAAGCAGATCCGCCGGTGGGGACTGAAAATTGGCGGAAGCTGTGAAATAAGTTGCCCCCCGATCGTGCGCCGTTGTCGATCGTAAAATCGAGTGCATTAGGACTGGTTACTGTTGTAGGTAAGCTCCCATCTGGAATGACTTGAGCCTTGGCAAAGTCTATCCCTGCCCCTAAGCCTACCAATAATGTCAATACACTCACGATCGACCGAACGTTCATGGGATCACTCCATTCACTTCTGCTTTAGAGTGCCCAGTAATTTTGTCTTGCAGTTCAGCCAACTAACGGAATTCAGGGTTTTAGCTCGATCTTGTCTTTGCAGTCGCAGTCATGATTGTTGATCCGGCGCAGGTGGCGATCGTAGCTGCGGGAACGGAAGTAGGACTGGCGACAAGTTCGATCGAGCCGTCCGTATTCCGTTGAAAACCAGAGGCTTGAACTAAAGTGGGCTGATTTACAGGACTTGCAACAACAATGCCTCGATGTCCTTGATAGGTCGATATATCGCGGAGGTCATTCCACACAAGCGCTACCATCATTTCCTGATTTGGGTTGAGTGGTAGGCCCCCTCGACCTGTCAGGATAAATTGACCTGTTTGTTTGCTAGAGCACCCAGTTGCAATTTTTTGATTCGTATCAGCTACATTGACAGGTAACTCCGGAAAGACAGCATTGGGACTGTTTTCAATTGTATTTACTTTTACAGTTCCATTAATCCCAAACTCAGAACTTGCAGTGATGTCACTCTCAGAAGTTTGCTGTAGCCGGTAGGCAAGGCCAAACATGCCTTGAGTCGTAATTTGAATATTGCCCCCCTGTCCTTGAAAAGCATTGGCAACAATATCACTATTCTCAGTTCCTACCAGAAATTGGTTTTGAATCTTGATGTTGCCGCCATTCCCACTGCCCCCAGAAGTCGCTGTAATTTGACTACCGTGACGCAGCAAAATCAAATCACGGACTTGGAGTTGGATATCTCCCCCTTGCCCTGAAAAGGTGGAGGCCCGAATATTTCCACTATCTAAAATGATTTGATTAGCTTGAATATTTAATTGCCCTGCATTGCCAATGCCACGATGGTATACATTCACCATTCCCTGATTACGAATGATTAGTTTTTCTGTATTTAAAGTGAGTTCCCCTGTATTTCCAGTGGGACGATCGGGCAGGTTATAAAATTGCTGCCCAACGGAATCTGCAAGAAAAGCGCTCGTCGCGATCGAAGCGTAATGATCAATCAAAATATCTTTGGCTTCAATGGTTAAATTTCCTGCATTTCCCGTTGCAGAAGTCGCACTCAGGATACTGCCTCCATCCCGTGCTGCTAGATGGGTGGTTTGCAAAATCACATTACCAGCATGACCACTCCCAAAGGTGAAACTGCCCAGTGAGCTGGGGAGAATGGGAAACGGATGATACCCACTGACTTCGATCGAATCGGCAATCTGCAACAGCACATCGCCCGCATTGCCTAAATGATTTGCTTGGGCGCGATCGCCTAAGTTTCCGACTACGGGTAATGTTGAAGTACCTAATCCGGCTCCCCCCTTCAGGAGCAGTCTGGGCGCAATCACCCTCACTGTTCCCCCATGACCGGCCCCAATGGTTCCACTGCCCAAGTAGCTGATTTGATTGGGACGATCCGGGCTGGTGCCACTGAGGGTAATGGACTCTCGAGCGGTCACGGTTACATCGCCTGCATTGCCCAGTCCCGAACCTGGAACGCCCGCTAGCCTTGCGGTTATGGTTCCCACTTGAGCCCCATCCGTGAGGTGCAGTGTTCCCGTAGAAAGTTGAACAGTTCCCCCATGTCCTCGCCCAAATGTATCACTGGCAATACCACTGGAAATCAAACTTAGAGCGCTGATTCCACTGGCAGTAATATCTTCCGTTGCCGTGACTGTGACATTGCCTGTCGTTCCTGTTGCACTAGGTAAGCCTAATGTTCCGATAAAACCACTATCGGTGAGTCGGATTTGCCGCGCAGCAATATTCAAATTGCCCCCTGATCCAGAAGCATAAACACTGCTGCCAATACGACTGCTACTGCTCCCGATCGGAGAGAAGGGAGATTTGACGGCAACGGTGCCATTTGCGGAGATCGTCTCTGCCTGAACCTGAATGTCCCCTGCTTTACCAGAACCCAGGCTAAGGGTTTCGATCGCAGCACCATCCTGCAACACTAAGTTTCCCGTTTGAACGCTAACCGCCCCGCTATTGCCAGCGGCTCCCTGGCCCACTAAATTAACAATCCAAGCGCTGGGAGCTTGGGCATTGACATGGAGACCACCGAGACTCAGCGATCGCTGGGCGTGAATCTGGATATTGCCACTGGTCACACTCCCGATCGCGGTGGCGGCAATTTGAGATTGGTTTAGGACCACATCCCGTCCTACAACTTGAATCCCACCAAAGGGATTGGTCACAGCTGCTGGAGCCCACAGGGACGATCGCTGGGTTAAATTCACAGTCCCAAATTCTTGAGCCTGGGCATATCTCAATTGCCAACCCACAGGAGTCTTCGCCAAGCCGACAGTCCCATTAGTTACCGCACCCAGTTCAATTCTTCCAGATGGTGCAGTGACCACACCTCCAGCAAACGTGATATTCCCACCGACTAAAGCTAGGGTTGTTCCAGGACTGCTCACTAGACCTAGATTAGCCGTGGGAAACATCGCATCATTGCCTTTGCCTTGTACCGCGATCGTGGTGGGAGAACGTCCCATTTGTAGCCCGATCGGTGCACTCATCATTAAGAGCGGTGGATTCCCAGGATGGGTTGCACTAAACTCCACCCCGTCCGCAAATTTAATGCTATTGGCAGTCGTACCCACAAACGAACCACCAAGATTCAGTGCGGCATTGGGGCCAAACAAAATGCCACTGGGATTGAGCAGAAACAAGCTGGCAGAACCATTGGTTTTAATGACTCCATCAATGGTCGATGCAGTCCCCCCGGTCACCCGCGCAAAAATGTTCTGCACATCCAACGCATTGTTGAAAACAGCAGACCCGCCGGTGGGGACTGAAAATTGGTTGAAGCTATGAAATAAGTTGCTTCCCGATCGTGCTCCGTTGTCGATCGTAAAATCTACGGCATTGGAATGGGTGACGGTCGTCGGTAATGTGCCATCGGGAATCACTTGGGCAGAGGCTCCTACTAGGCCCCCTGCCATGCTTCCTACCATGCCTACCAAGACACCCAAGACCGATTGAAACTTCATCGGAGCACTTTACGAATTCTACTCTCTTAGACTGCACTACGGACAATCTTTCTAAATCCGTAAGATGACGGAACTGGATCTCTCATAAACTTGAGAATGGCCAAAATTCTTATAATTTACCAATCATGATGGCTTTATCAAACTCTAGATAAGATTGTTTTTTCAGTAATCTATAACAATCAAAGTTTTATCAGAAAAGCAATTGATCGATGAAGAGATTATGCCGTTGAGTTATATTTCCAGGGCTCGTTAGAGGCCACTTCATTGAGTGTTCTAATCAACTTGTCAGAGAGTGTCTCAGAGGGTTGGATTGGCAAACATCTCTCAATACTACTCTCTTTAACACTACTCTCTCCAACAATCTCTGTCAGTTCAATTAACTTTTGATCTGTATTTTGAATCGGTAAGGTGGTAAATAATTCTATTGTGAACTCTGTCCCTTGGTTAGGAGCTGATTTACACGTTAAACTCCCTCCATGGGTATCAACGATGATTTTGTAACAAATGGATAACCCTAATCCGGTTCCCTTCCCAATCGGCTTCGTCGTGAAAAAGGGATCAAAAATTTTGCCACGAACGGATTCAGGAATTCCCGATCCGTTATCAGCAAGCCTAATAATAATTTTGTTATCTGTATTGACAACAGTTGAAACGTAGATTCTTAAGGGTACCTTGATACCAGTCGTATTCAATACCTGAAAATAGTGTTCTTCCAGGGCATCGATCGCATTAGCGATAATGTTCATGAAAACCTGGTTCAACTGCCCCGAAAAACATTCTACTAAGGGAAGTGCTCCATAATCTTTAATGATTTCAATGGCAGGGCGTTGTCCATGGGGCTTTAATCGGTGTTTTAAAATTAATAGTGTACTTTCTAATCCATCATGTAAGTTAACTGCTTTTCGTTCTGCTTCATCTAATCGCGAGAAGGTTCGTAAAGAATTGACGATCTCTCGAATTCGTTCAGTTCCCATTTGCATGGAGCGAATGGTTTGTGGAAAATCTTCAATTAAAAAGTCTAAATCAATCGCCTCAATCAACTCCGCAATTTCTGGGTGTTCTTTCGAATAAACTTTCTGATAGAGGGCGATTAAATCTAATAGTTGATTTGAATAAGTTAGAACATAGGACAAATTGCCATGAATAAAATTGACAGGATTATTGACTTCATGGGCAATTCCAGCTACCATTTGACCCAATCCTGACATTTTTTCAGTCTGAATGAGTTGTGCCTGAGTATCTTGTAAATCTCGTAGAGTTTCTTCTAAGCGTTTTGCCTGTGATTCAGCAATTTTAGCAAGATTCTCTTTAATCCGCAGAGCATTTTTGAGCTGAAGTTGTTGTTGCTGTAGTTCTTCAGTGAGACGCTTAGCATCATTAAGAGATGTATTTTTAGCCTGCAAAAGAAATATAAAGTCTACGATCGGATCATGAATTGCAAAATCCTTCAGCTTCAGTCCTAATGGCTCCAAGCCAGACGTATCCGTAATCCAAGGAGATCCTAAAAAGCAAAGTAAATTACCTTCTTCCAGGTAAATCATTTGCCCCTTAAGCTGCATCTCACTATGGATGGAATTCAAAAGAAAGAGAGATTTGCGTTGTTTCTTGATGGCCTCAAAGGTCAGGGTAATTTTGGGGCGAGTAATTTCAAAAAATTGTTCCAATGAATTGCCGACTAGAGAATTGAGACAAACC is a genomic window of Alkalinema sp. FACHB-956 containing:
- a CDS encoding S-layer family protein, which produces MLLHAPRAIAQVTPDGTLPTHITSPNALDFTIDGGGRSGSNLFHSFSQFSVPTGGSAFFNNALDVQNIFARITGGTVSTIDGLIKAKGSASLFLLNPSGILFGPNAALNLGGSFMGTTADHFRFADGTQFSAVNPSPPLLTMSVPVGLQMGANPGAITNQSIDFGVPVGKTLALVGGDIFLQGSGPAGYAQLYAPDGRLELGSVGAHSEVAIVPSPSDWALNYSGVQNFRDIHLTQTAYVGTNGKSGGSTQVQGRRVSLSEGSWIYSDTTGSGHGGNLQVFASEALSLDRGFISTYVYDTASGHGGSVKVTTPNLVLNHSSGIYAETGGMGHGGNLTIDSDTVKVFGNPDGNGKPSFLSTQTLGDGQGGNLTINAQHFYAENWSNIGTDNAGGTGNAGNLTMNVQQLTLVNGPQIASSTFGQGNGGNVIINATDSMEVRGFNTGAKGPFSSGIFASAEPGSTGNAGNLFIQTHRLSVTQGGKIATNLVGSGNAGNMVIRAQEIEVADPLVDFTGAISGIVASVVEGARGNGGNLDIQAAQLRVVNGGQITSSTDGQGNAGHIKIQANLIDLSGTSPDGQYRSSIAAKASRPFSAGSITLNSDRLNIQDGAEITVSNSSTGDSGQLTIQTHSLVLDRGGTLRAEVNGGSQGNIQIQARDLVLLKQGSSIVTSATGQSKGGNISINAPIIIGLGNSDIIANATQGSGGNVNITTQGIFGLKDRDRLTSENDITASSEFGIKGTVQVNTIGIDPNVGLTELSVSVVDASQKIATSCFGAKGSQFIITGRGGLPDNPTQESMYNLTWSDLRDFSASQNTASQNTTSQNTASQNTASQNTLVSIAVPIPIPQSPLVQAARFQRNADGSIELVANSNPLTASWGATCSSYFQ
- a CDS encoding S-layer family protein; its protein translation is MNVRSIVSVLTLLVGLGAGIDFAKAQVIPDGSLPTTVTSPNALDFTIDNGARSGGNLFHSFRQFSVPTGGSAFFNNALDVQNIFARVTGGTASNLDGLLKTNGTANLFLLNPSGILFGPNASLNLGGSFIGTTASSIQFADGVEFSATHPGNPPLLTLSAPVGLQMGASAGSLQVQGQGHNLLHSRNLADPVIRNPQQKGLRVLPGQQLALIGNGIQLSEGAIIAESGRAELGSIEAGMVELTPLPGNNQTTSQWQFSYLRASKLSDIRLSRAALVDVSGDPGGSVSLNGNGIYLQDSSIVLSQHRGRKLAGTIQVNADLLALSGALPNKDQSLILTENLGTSTGANITVSARQIIAQDGGEILSTTYQNGGRGGNITVNASESLQFFGVSPFDGTRFSGIGAPSFFGGGKGGDITIATRDFWAQNGAGVISRVLGGQGGGNIRITSETIALIGENPVISGNASIISSTFSGGDAGSIEIDTGRIFLQASGAISASTSGKGNAGSVTIHARDSIEIDGSGVTLALPSRISTSGQLLPARFRQVFGLPAVPTGNGGNLFITAPSIKVSNQGFIAAENVGRGNAGSLNIQANEIILNHKGQIRTSTEVGQGGILQLNVRDLLLLRNNSLISARAGALGSGGNITIDSPIMVGLENSDIIANAVRGRGGNINVTTQGLIGLSFSNTLTPRIDPRNDITASSEFSVSGNVQVNSIGTDLNVGTTELPINLADASQKIATGCSTQQGSQFIATGRGGLPQNPNEDIASYFLWDDLRDLSAYRKSQGRLAPVPATQPPLIQASGFQRHADGSIELIAQSTPLPATSIATCSYERTSMASASGASSH
- a CDS encoding filamentous hemagglutinin N-terminal domain-containing protein; protein product: MKFQSVLGVLVGMVGSMAGGLVGASAQVIPDGTLPTTVTHSNAVDFTIDNGARSGSNLFHSFNQFSVPTGGSAVFNNALDVQNIFARVTGGTASTIDGVIKTNGSASLFLLNPSGILFGPNAALNLGGSFVGTTANSIKFADGVEFSATHPGNPPLLMMSAPIGLQMGRSPTTIAVQGKGNDAMFPTANLGLVSSPGTTLALVGGNITFAGGVVTAPSGRIELGAVTNGTVGLAKTPVGWQLRYAQAQEFGTVNLTQRSSLWAPAAVTNPFGGIQVVGRDVVLNQSQIAATAIGSVTSGNIQIHAQRSLSLGGLHVNAQAPSAWIVNLVGQGAAGNSGAVSVQTGNLVLQDGAAIETLSLGSGKAGDIQVQAETISANGTVAVKSPFSPIGSSSSRIGSSVYASGSGGNLNIAARQIRLTDSGFIGTLGLPSATGTTGNVTVTATEDITASGISALSLISSGIASDTFGRGHGGTVQLSTGTLHLTDGAQVGTITARLAGVPGSGLGNAGDVTVTARESITLSGTSPDRPNQISYLGSGTIGAGHGGTVRVIAPRLLLKGGAGLGTSTLPVVGNLGDRAQANHLGNAGDVLLQIADSIEVSGYHPFPILPSSLGSFTFGSGHAGNVILQTTHLAARDGGSILSATSATGNAGNLTIEAKDILIDHYASIATSAFLADSVGQQFYNLPDRPTGNTGELTLNTEKLIIRNQGMVNVYHRGIGNAGQLNIQANQIILDSGNIRASTFSGQGGDIQLQVRDLILLRHGSQITATSGGSGNGGNIKIQNQFLVGTENSDIVANAFQGQGGNIQITTQGMFGLAYRLQQTSESDITASSEFGINGTVKVNTIENSPNAVFPELPVNVADTNQKIATGCSSKQTGQFILTGRGGLPLNPNQEMMVALVWNDLRDISTYQGHRGIVVASPVNQPTLVQASGFQRNTDGSIELVASPTSVPAATIATCAGSTIMTATAKTRSS
- a CDS encoding ATP-binding protein: MTSSITLPPHIFAEAFPFHFILDSELNIVQAGSVLQRVCLNSLVGNSLEQFFEITRPKITLTFEAIKKQRKSLFLLNSIHSEMQLKGQMIYLEEGNLLCFLGSPWITDTSGLEPLGLKLKDFAIHDPIVDFIFLLQAKNTSLNDAKRLTEELQQQQLQLKNALRIKENLAKIAESQAKRLEETLRDLQDTQAQLIQTEKMSGLGQMVAGIAHEVNNPVNFIHGNLSYVLTYSNQLLDLIALYQKVYSKEHPEIAELIEAIDLDFLIEDFPQTIRSMQMGTERIREIVNSLRTFSRLDEAERKAVNLHDGLESTLLILKHRLKPHGQRPAIEIIKDYGALPLVECFSGQLNQVFMNIIANAIDALEEHYFQVLNTTGIKVPLRIYVSTVVNTDNKIIIRLADNGSGIPESVRGKIFDPFFTTKPIGKGTGLGLSICYKIIVDTHGGSLTCKSAPNQGTEFTIELFTTLPIQNTDQKLIELTEIVGESSVKESSIERCLPIQPSETLSDKLIRTLNEVASNEPWKYNSTA